The Rosa rugosa chromosome 1, drRosRugo1.1, whole genome shotgun sequence genomic sequence ACAATCTACAAGGCAGAACGCTGGTAGCTTGAAATCATCCATTAGTATTTTCGTGAGTTGTCTGGATACAACATCAGCGTGGCCCGTTCCGGTAATAATGATACAATGATATTTATTGTGGAAGTTTTCTAGTGTCAGTTCTAGAAAAGTAGGAGATTTTTCCACAAATAAGATAAAACAGACATCATCTGCCACATTTATCTCAGTGACTAGATTCATGAATGGAGGGATAATCTGCCCCAGTTTGCACGTAATATCATCAGCCGCTTCAATATTACAATCGACTGGTCTTCCCTCCATCTTGAAAGAAAGGGGACCTATGACGCTTCCTCGGTCTGTTGCAAAAACGTTTAGACTAGAACGGGTGCAACGGAGTTCAGTACATATTTGATTGATCGCTCTATCAGTCCTAGACTGGTCCTTGAAAAGCG encodes the following:
- the LOC133726884 gene encoding DNA topoisomerase 6 subunit A-like: MEGRPVDCNIEAADDITCKLGQIIPPFMNLVTEINVADDVCFILFVEKSPTFLELTLENFHNKYHCIIITGTGHADVVSRQLTKILMDDFKLPAFCLVDCDPWGIEISAIIRHGSVNMAYDSKNLASPLMYWLGIWPSDLENLNIPSETFTKKDLKKLEDLMEKEFFDDDKTLKKELNYMIRSTPKEGRA